The genomic segment CATAGCTTATGGTATCAGTACCCGAACCACCAAATTCAGCCGGAATCATCATACCCATAAGTCCGAGCTCAGCCATTTTTTCGAAGTTTTCAGCCGGAAACTCCTTGCTCAGATCACGCTCCATAGCTGTAGCAGCAACAAATTTGCGTGAAAACTCCCTTACCATGTCACGGATCATCAATTGTTCATCTGTAAGAAAAAATGGCATTATATTTCTCTTTAAATATAAGTTTTTTCCCAATTGCTTGGGAAAAAGGGGTCCAGGATTCGAGGAGTCAAGGGTTCAAGTGTTGTTTCTCTCCCATACTCTTCTGCAATATAGTTCTTTCCAACTCATTAATTCTTTGTAATTTATTTCATTTCGCTCGAATCCTTGAATCCTTGACCCCTCGAACCCTTATAGGCTCACCGATACTATTACGAGTGATCCTAAATCATGGCCCGTAAATTACTACAAGAAGTTCAGCAATTTCTTTGCCGATATTTTTCAGCATATGCCTTATCCCGGAATTAAAATGGAGTGAATCACCTTCTGAAAGTTTGTTTATATGTTCTCCTACAGTCACCTCCACTTTTCCTTTAAGCACATACACAAATTCTTCACCTTCATGATGATAGCTTACACCTTTATGCTCCTGCAATGGCTCAATAGTTACCTTGAAAGCTTTTAAATGCTTTTTTTCCGCACCCGGTGTAAGAGTGTTATAAGCGTAATTTTCCGTTCGTTTGGTGTAGTCTTTACTACGTTTTTTTAAAGCCGATTCCTGCTCTTTAAGGAAAAACCCCGAATCTATTTCAAGGGCTTTTGCAATCTGGAGAAGTGCTCCGACAGGAGGAAACACGCTACCTGCCTCAATATCTTTAAGATAATCTATTGAAAAACCAGTTTCATTTGCTATCCGGTCAAGAGCAACCTTTTTTTGGGTTCTGATTTTCTGGATTTTCTTTCCTACTCCAACTGTAGAATCGGCTTTTTTTGTACTCATAGCATACCCTTTAATAACTACTCAGGTTATTAGGTTCACAGTTAGTTGCCAAGCCTCAATATCTTAAAAACATTCGATATTCATCGCACTTTAACCTTGAACAGTGAACAAAGGAACTGTGAACCTGAATACTTACAACTTTTATTTGTATTCGTAAAAACCCCGCCCCGTCTTTTTCCCAAGCCATCCTGCTTCTACATATTTTCGAAGCAGCGGACATGGCCTGTATTTAGAGTCTTTGAATCCGTCATACATTGTTTCCATAATAGCAAGACAGGTATCAAGTCCAATAAGATCGGCAAGGGCAAGAGGGCCCATTGGATGATTCATCCCAAGTTTCATAACAGTATCGATATCTTCTTTTTTTCCAACTCCATGATAAAGGCAGAATATAGCTTCATTTATCATGGGCATAAGAATCCTGTTCGCAATAAATCCAGGAAAATCTTCTGAAGCAGCCGGAGTTTTGCCGAACTTGATCGAAAGATCCCATGTTGTTTTATAAGTCTCATCGGATGTTGCGATTCCGCGTATAACTTCAACAAGCTTCATTACCGGCACGGGATTCATAAAATGCATCCCGATTACTTTGTCAGGTCTTTTTGTCTGGGATGCTATGCGTCCTATCGGAATTGAAGAAGTGTTTGTTGAAAGAATTATATTTGCAGGACATATCTTATCAAGGTCTTTAAATATCTGAAATTTTAAAATCTCATTTTCTGTGGCAGCTTCCACGACAAAATCTGCGTCTGCCATATCTTTAAGATCTGTACTTGTTTTAATGCGTTTTAAAACAGCATCTTTTTCTTCAGCAGTCATCTTTCCCTTGTCAACACTTCGGGAAAGGTTTTTTGTAATTGTAGCAAGCCCGCGCTGCACAAATTCATCTTTTATATCATTCATTATAACTTCAACACCGCTCATTGCAGCAACCTGAGCGATACCGTTTCCCATCTGACCTGCTCCGATAACACCAAATTTTTTAATTTCCATTACTTTCTCCTTTATTCTTTTATCTTTTTACAACCAAAGCAACTGCTTCTCCACCGCCAAGGCACAGGGAAACAAGCCCGGTTTTCTTATCCTGTTTTATCATTTCATGTAAAAGAGTAACAAGCACACGGCATCCACTGGCTCCAATGGGATGTCCAAGAGCTACGCCTCCGCCGTTTACATTGACTTTTGAAGGGTCCAGGTCAAGCTCGCGAAGAACTGCAACCGTTGATCCGCTGAAAGCTTCGTTTATTTCATAAAGGTCTACATCTTCTTTTAAAATACCTTCTTTTGCAAGGCACTTCGGAATAGCCCATATGGGAGCAACAAGCACATACTTCATGTCTATGCCATATGAAGCCTGGGCGCCTATCGTTGCCATAATTTTGCATCCGAGTTTTTCAGCTTTTTCTCTTGACATCACAACAACAGCTGCAGCACCATCGCTAATTATTGAAGCATTTCCGGCAGTACCAAGCCCGTCTTTTTTAAAAGCGGCTTTCATCTTTGAAAGCATTTCATAGCTCGTCTCCTGGGGGCATTCATCCGTATCAAAAATCTTAACCCCTTTTCTTGTCTTAACTTCAACAGGAACAATTTCATCCTTAAAGCGGCCTGAAGAAATTGAATGCAATGCACGTCTGTAAGATTCGTCTGCATAACGATCCTGGTCTTCCCGGCTTATGTTGTACTTTTCGGAACATAGTTCATTAGACATTCCCATATGAAAATCATTTACTATATCCCACAGGCCGTCGTTAATCATGTGGTCTTTTAATTTTCCTTCCCCCATACGGTACCCAAAGCGAGCCTTATCAAGGTAGTATGGAGCTAAACTCATGCTTTCCATACCTCCTGCAACAACAACTTCGGCATCTCCTGTTTGAATTGCCTGCGCTGCAAGCATTACTGTTTTTAAGGCTGAACCGCAAACCTTGTTTATGGTAATGCTTTCCGTTTCCCATGGCATATTCGCAAGTACTGCAGCCTGTTTAGCAGGATTCTGGCCGTAACCACATGGCAGTACTAATCCCATCATAACTTCATTAACATCTTTTTTGTCTATGCCAGCTCTCTTAACAGCTTCCTCAATTGCAATAGCTCCGAGCGTTGTGGCTCCTACACTTCCTAAAGACCCATTAAAACTGCCAAGAGGTGTCCTGACAGCGCTAACAATAACAGCTTCTTTCATATCATCTCCTTCATATTTTTTTCTTTTCAAATATAACAAATAAAGCTATTGCCACAACCCAAAATATTGGGACAATTATCCACTGTGATATCCCTATTGTTTCAGGAAGCCCTATCTTTCCGAAATCTTTCCAGGAAAGAATAGTTGATTTAAAAAACGGATATAGTTCTGCATATATCGCAGCCCCGGCAAGCATTCCGATTACGGCAAAAACAGCATGCCAACGCCCTTCTCCTATAGCTCCGATCGAAGTCCCAGGACAAAAACCCATTATTGCCCATCCTGTTCCAAATAGTGCGCCTCCTAGTACTACAGCACCGACATTCATAGGCTTGCGGCTTAATGCTATAATACCGGCATCCGAAAGAAGAAGTATGCCTACCATTCCAACCAATATAGCAGACAACATGAATTTAAATATTGTCATATCCTTTAACAACATGGCACCTACCTGTTTATCAAAACGAAGGACACGACCTTTTTGCAGTAAAAATCCGAATATTACTCCGGTAATAAGCCCCAACCACTGTTCTGTGCTCATTATGCCCTCCTTTTGTAAAACATACCGGCCACTAAAACCCCAATGCCAAAAAACATAGCCAAAGCCACAAGAGAACTTGCCGACAACTGC from the Pseudomonadota bacterium genome contains:
- a CDS encoding 3-hydroxybutyryl-CoA dehydrogenase, whose amino-acid sequence is MEIKKFGVIGAGQMGNGIAQVAAMSGVEVIMNDIKDEFVQRGLATITKNLSRSVDKGKMTAEEKDAVLKRIKTSTDLKDMADADFVVEAATENEILKFQIFKDLDKICPANIILSTNTSSIPIGRIASQTKRPDKVIGMHFMNPVPVMKLVEVIRGIATSDETYKTTWDLSIKFGKTPAASEDFPGFIANRILMPMINEAIFCLYHGVGKKEDIDTVMKLGMNHPMGPLALADLIGLDTCLAIMETMYDGFKDSKYRPCPLLRKYVEAGWLGKKTGRGFYEYK
- a CDS encoding acetyl-CoA C-acetyltransferase encodes the protein MKEAVIVSAVRTPLGSFNGSLGSVGATTLGAIAIEEAVKRAGIDKKDVNEVMMGLVLPCGYGQNPAKQAAVLANMPWETESITINKVCGSALKTVMLAAQAIQTGDAEVVVAGGMESMSLAPYYLDKARFGYRMGEGKLKDHMINDGLWDIVNDFHMGMSNELCSEKYNISREDQDRYADESYRRALHSISSGRFKDEIVPVEVKTRKGVKIFDTDECPQETSYEMLSKMKAAFKKDGLGTAGNASIISDGAAAVVVMSREKAEKLGCKIMATIGAQASYGIDMKYVLVAPIWAIPKCLAKEGILKEDVDLYEINEAFSGSTVAVLRELDLDPSKVNVNGGGVALGHPIGASGCRVLVTLLHEMIKQDKKTGLVSLCLGGGEAVALVVKR
- a CDS encoding cupin domain-containing protein; its protein translation is MSTKKADSTVGVGKKIQKIRTQKKVALDRIANETGFSIDYLKDIEAGSVFPPVGALLQIAKALEIDSGFFLKEQESALKKRSKDYTKRTENYAYNTLTPGAEKKHLKAFKVTIEPLQEHKGVSYHHEGEEFVYVLKGKVEVTVGEHINKLSEGDSLHFNSGIRHMLKNIGKEIAELLVVIYGP
- a CDS encoding YeeE/YedE family protein encodes the protein MSTEQWLGLITGVIFGFLLQKGRVLRFDKQVGAMLLKDMTIFKFMLSAILVGMVGILLLSDAGIIALSRKPMNVGAVVLGGALFGTGWAIMGFCPGTSIGAIGEGRWHAVFAVIGMLAGAAIYAELYPFFKSTILSWKDFGKIGLPETIGISQWIIVPIFWVVAIALFVIFEKKKI